From the genome of Verrucomicrobiia bacterium, one region includes:
- a CDS encoding YDG domain-containing protein, whose protein sequence is MFIWRKESVFVKTKCPLHPLFWGYLIKSMLTVGCFTLGVLNAVCQTTNTINFTYANRATFLTAGWDFLARNPDGTTRNTEITSGTVPPDVSYDQLLHSGYLRVPADVGDLWASGNDTRNTIFRDLETNWMSVRLEINFAPTQPYQQANLMIYQDDDNYIEVGRGCGYPADQHVGFTREINGAPQTLAALSVTATNLHLRLDRDLQFGDISSFYSLDGTNWVALDSVTQGLLNPRLGIWVGGSFGDFPNADLRRLQIITADTDVVTSLALQPTELVFSTVAGQTSTNYQKFRVNHRGPQRLAWSVTNLPTWLTLTATNGLTTTELNASVNATGLAAGVYQATLQFVAAGAANNPQALEVSFVVNPESRVTLPAWQDGKSGALSISVDDGGNAMYGLLRDNGYSGTYIMNDTTAPSYYNDYYTNGMELGCHLVDHLCMIFEGSNLLYELEANINGLAATTIQPAADIITLAWPCGIANGDMRGRAGEYFLAIRGYNINQLEDPTPSDFMELKSFNSHEHDPHDYNAAAPDNPADLKTVVDAAIAQGKWANLVFHGYDNDDGAVAYSVGKDIWVSSIGAVTKYIYQRDRTVISDYQETVGEIRFDCYRLPIAASRMRSFESAIGTNDTVTLAVSLGGVGVISNLTVNGISTTNYTTRTVGDNTMLYWDTVMTTTPQQVVLTLPSTTNLPPVLAANADVVIAEGQLLTITNTAVDPEGDAMTFSLGAGVPAGMNMTPDGILTWTPDETCGGLNYTVQVIVTDNGFPSRSATNSFTVTVDEWNETPILPSLANRISIGQALVQVVNTATDADLPANSLSYALLTAPANASINSAGIITWSPSAGQVPSTNLFTTVVTDVNPTAVNATSLSATNQFTVVVLTSPLVLPEQADRVINELTTLTVTNTATDPEISDPANIGSLTTNLINFTYASRAALLADGWSFIAKAPDGLPRDTEQVVGAVVSYDQALHPGSLRVPVDEGDLWQSANDTRNSLFRSLSSNWVSMKLNVSLAPTQNYQQVHLAAYQDDDNWVHVGLAYNDTYGGTEIIPIVSELNGNPFATHASVSSVTNLFMRLDRDPVTDDFTGLYSFDDANWETIGTLNRTLTNACLALWTGGSPGGFPNADYYLLEVVVTNAPKRLTYALLDPPAGASIDADGVITWTPTEAQGPGTHVLTTVVTDNGVSPLFATNSFTVVVSEVNSAPTFETTLTTNIVALMPWSTLVTATDSDQPANGLNYDLVSGPAGLTVSSEGLIQWTPTINQAGASYPVQVRVTDYNPDAVNEQSLSATNEMTIVVGPVLTVTANNANRTYGAANPSFTASYSGFIDGDDPSVLDGALTLTTSATSTSPVGEYAVTASGLTSDKYLVVFVPGTLTIEKQALTVTAVNDSKVYDGTTGSTGTPTITTGSLVNGQTATFTQTFDNRNVGTGRTLIPSGLVNDGNGGNNYSYTFMSVAGGEITPRTLTVVGLSGVNKVYDGSASASASGTAALNGVVSPDVVTLGGTPVYTFASASVGTGIAITTTGYTLTGAAAGNYTLTPPGLSADITAKGLTVVANAKSKVYGTANPVLDAVVTGAVGNEVLDYTLTTTATEGSGVGLYLITVTLGSNPNYNVTATASLLTVRKAPLTVKADDQVRGFGEANPALTISYSGFVNGEDVGVLDSLPIATTAATTSSPAGSYPITVSGGSDNNYSFVFLSGVLTVTAPPPVITAIHGNGAFVTITWESVPGREYQLQYTDDLSAANWQDLGGRISALGSVTSAEAPLEIVPQRFYRVELLPMP, encoded by the coding sequence GTTACCCGGCGGACCAACATGTGGGTTTTACCCGCGAGATCAACGGTGCGCCACAGACGTTGGCTGCGTTGTCCGTTACGGCGACGAATTTGCATCTGCGTCTTGATCGAGACTTGCAGTTTGGCGATATCAGCAGTTTTTATTCGCTGGACGGGACAAATTGGGTGGCCTTGGACAGTGTGACGCAAGGATTGCTCAATCCGCGTTTAGGCATTTGGGTAGGGGGATCTTTCGGCGATTTTCCCAATGCTGACTTGCGGCGGTTGCAGATTATAACCGCCGATACAGATGTGGTGACCTCGCTTGCGTTGCAGCCGACGGAACTTGTCTTTAGCACGGTAGCGGGACAAACTTCAACCAATTACCAGAAATTCCGCGTTAACCATCGCGGTCCGCAGCGTTTAGCCTGGAGTGTCACCAATCTCCCAACCTGGTTGACGCTGACCGCCACGAATGGACTAACCACCACGGAACTCAACGCTTCCGTAAATGCAACTGGATTGGCGGCGGGCGTATATCAAGCGACACTTCAGTTTGTTGCTGCCGGTGCGGCTAACAATCCGCAAGCTTTGGAAGTCAGTTTCGTGGTTAACCCAGAGTCACGGGTGACATTGCCTGCATGGCAGGACGGTAAGAGTGGTGCGTTAAGCATCTCGGTAGATGATGGAGGGAACGCTATGTACGGTCTGTTGCGGGACAATGGCTACAGCGGCACGTATATAATGAATGATACAACTGCGCCATCATACTATAACGACTACTATACGAACGGAATGGAGTTGGGGTGTCACTTAGTGGATCACCTCTGCATGATTTTTGAAGGTTCCAATCTGCTTTATGAGCTTGAGGCCAATATCAATGGCTTGGCGGCGACAACAATCCAACCCGCCGCCGATATCATCACCCTGGCTTGGCCTTGTGGGATAGCCAACGGAGACATGCGAGGGCGGGCCGGTGAATACTTCCTTGCAATTCGAGGCTATAATATCAATCAATTGGAGGATCCGACGCCGTCTGATTTCATGGAGTTGAAGAGTTTCAATTCGCATGAACACGATCCGCATGATTACAACGCCGCCGCACCGGACAACCCGGCTGACTTAAAGACCGTGGTGGATGCGGCAATTGCGCAGGGTAAATGGGCCAACTTGGTCTTCCACGGTTACGACAACGACGATGGAGCGGTGGCATATTCAGTCGGTAAGGACATCTGGGTTTCCTCGATCGGTGCGGTTACAAAGTATATCTATCAGCGAGACCGGACGGTAATTTCGGACTACCAGGAGACGGTAGGGGAGATTCGCTTTGATTGCTATCGCCTACCGATTGCAGCGTCACGTATGCGGAGCTTCGAAAGTGCAATCGGTACGAACGACACCGTGACGCTAGCAGTGTCGCTGGGCGGGGTCGGAGTGATTTCAAATTTGACCGTGAACGGAATCAGTACGACGAATTACACGACCCGGACTGTTGGAGACAACACGATGCTCTATTGGGACACCGTGATGACGACGACCCCACAGCAGGTGGTCCTGACTTTACCCTCCACAACTAATTTACCGCCCGTGCTTGCAGCCAATGCAGATGTGGTGATTGCGGAGGGGCAATTGCTCACCATTACCAATACGGCGGTGGACCCCGAAGGCGACGCCATGACCTTTAGTTTGGGGGCTGGTGTTCCTGCTGGAATGAACATGACCCCGGACGGAATATTAACCTGGACTCCGGATGAGACCTGCGGCGGCTTAAATTATACGGTTCAGGTAATCGTTACTGACAACGGTTTTCCCTCCCGCAGCGCCACCAACAGTTTTACGGTAACCGTTGATGAATGGAATGAAACTCCGATTCTACCTTCCCTGGCAAATCGCATTTCGATTGGTCAAGCTTTGGTGCAAGTCGTTAATACCGCCACGGATGCTGACCTTCCGGCCAATTCGCTCAGCTATGCCTTGCTAACCGCACCGGCGAATGCTTCCATCAATTCCGCTGGCATCATTACTTGGTCTCCCTCGGCTGGACAGGTGCCGAGTACCAACCTATTCACGACAGTAGTTACTGATGTCAATCCTACTGCGGTAAATGCCACCAGTCTGAGCGCTACCAATCAGTTTACGGTAGTGGTTTTAACGAGTCCGTTAGTTTTGCCGGAGCAGGCCGATCGCGTAATCAATGAGTTGACCACGCTTACTGTAACCAATACCGCCACCGATCCAGAAATATCAGATCCCGCAAATATCGGTTCGCTTACAACAAATTTGATTAATTTTACCTATGCCAGCCGTGCAGCGTTGCTGGCGGATGGGTGGAGCTTTATCGCCAAGGCGCCCGATGGCTTGCCGCGGGATACCGAACAAGTTGTCGGCGCCGTAGTGTCGTACGATCAGGCCCTCCATCCTGGTTCACTGCGGGTTCCGGTTGATGAGGGGGATTTATGGCAATCGGCAAATGACACGCGGAACAGCCTCTTTCGCTCCTTGTCGTCCAATTGGGTTTCCATGAAGCTAAATGTGTCGCTTGCGCCGACCCAAAATTACCAGCAAGTTCACTTGGCGGCCTACCAGGATGACGACAACTGGGTGCATGTTGGTCTTGCTTACAACGACACCTATGGAGGAACTGAAATTATTCCTATCGTCAGTGAGCTTAATGGCAATCCGTTTGCGACTCATGCGAGTGTAAGTTCCGTGACCAATCTTTTCATGCGCTTGGATCGCGATCCCGTCACCGATGATTTTACCGGGCTGTATTCTTTTGATGATGCGAACTGGGAAACGATTGGGACTTTGAATCGCACACTCACAAATGCGTGCCTCGCACTTTGGACCGGGGGGTCGCCGGGCGGGTTTCCCAATGCAGATTACTACCTTCTTGAGGTAGTCGTTACCAATGCGCCCAAGCGGCTCACCTACGCTTTGCTTGATCCGCCTGCAGGTGCATCCATTGATGCCGATGGGGTGATCACCTGGACTCCGACCGAGGCCCAGGGTCCCGGCACTCATGTCCTTACCACCGTGGTTACGGACAATGGGGTGTCGCCATTGTTTGCCACAAACAGCTTTACGGTGGTCGTTTCAGAAGTTAACAGCGCGCCAACATTTGAAACAACTTTAACCACGAACATCGTGGCTTTAATGCCGTGGAGCACCCTGGTGACGGCGACAGACTCCGATCAACCAGCGAATGGGCTTAATTATGACCTGGTTTCCGGACCGGCCGGATTGACCGTCAGTTCGGAGGGGTTGATTCAATGGACCCCAACCATCAACCAAGCTGGAGCGTCTTATCCGGTTCAAGTCCGGGTTACCGATTACAATCCCGATGCGGTAAATGAGCAATCCTTGAGCGCCACCAATGAGATGACCATCGTGGTGGGACCGGTGTTGACAGTGACTGCCAATAATGCCAACCGGACCTACGGCGCAGCGAATCCAAGTTTCACCGCCAGTTATAGTGGCTTCATTGACGGTGACGATCCGAGTGTGTTGGATGGCGCTCTGACGTTGACCACTTCAGCAACCTCTACCAGTCCGGTTGGCGAATATGCGGTCACCGCTTCCGGCCTTACTTCTGATAAGTACTTGGTCGTTTTCGTCCCCGGCACTCTGACGATCGAAAAGCAGGCACTGACAGTAACTGCAGTGAATGACAGCAAGGTTTACGACGGAACAACCGGTTCGACTGGAACGCCGACGATCACTACGGGTAGTCTGGTCAACGGACAGACGGCGACGTTTACACAGACCTTCGACAATCGGAACGTAGGGACCGGAAGGACCTTAATCCCATCGGGGTTGGTCAACGACGGGAATGGCGGCAACAATTATAGCTACACCTTTATGTCAGTAGCGGGAGGGGAGATCACGCCACGGACTTTGACGGTGGTGGGTTTGAGCGGGGTGAACAAGGTGTATGACGGGAGTGCGAGCGCGAGCGCGAGCGGGACGGCGGCGTTGAACGGCGTGGTGAGTCCGGACGTGGTGACGTTGGGCGGCACGCCGGTGTATACGTTTGCGAGCGCCAGTGTGGGGACGGGGATTGCGATCACGACGACGGGCTACACGTTGACGGGGGCGGCTGCGGGGAACTACACGCTGACGCCGCCGGGGTTGAGCGCGGACATCACGGCGAAGGGACTGACGGTGGTGGCCAATGCGAAGAGCAAGGTTTACGGGACGGCGAACCCGGTGTTGGACGCGGTAGTGACGGGGGCGGTGGGGAATGAGGTGCTCGATTACACACTGACGACGACGGCGACGGAAGGGTCGGGGGTTGGACTGTATCTGATCACGGTGACGCTGGGCTCGAATCCGAACTATAACGTGACGGCGACGGCGAGCCTACTGACGGTGAGGAAAGCTCCATTGACAGTGAAGGCCGATGATCAGGTCCGTGGATTTGGAGAAGCGAATCCGGCGTTGACGATCAGCTATTCGGGCTTTGTCAATGGTGAAGACGTTGGTGTCTTGGACAGCTTGCCCATTGCCACGACGGCCGCCACAACCAGCAGCCCGGCGGGATCATATCCGATAACTGTGTCGGGCGGTAGTGACAATAATTACTCGTTTGTTTTTCTATCGGGCGTATTGACCGTTACCGCTCCTCCACCAGTGATCACCGCGATTCATGGTAACGGAGCATTCGTAACCATCACATGGGAATCAGTTCCTGGTCGGGAATATCAATTGCAATACACGGATGACTTGTCTGCTGCCAACTGGCAGGACTTGGGTGGACGCATCAGCGCACTCGGTTCCGTAACTTCTGCTGAGGCGCCTCTCGAAATCGTGCCGCAACGGTTCTATCGAGTGGAACTCTTACCCATGCCATAA
- a CDS encoding N-acetyltransferase — MKFNGRNVFVSSRAKIGRNVKIGDNATIYDGVEIGDDSIICNDTVLGEPLNDYYSNQEYQNPPTTIGANSIIRSHSIIYAACRIGAGFSSGHRVTIRERTTIGEGCSVGTLSDLQGDVKMGNYCRLHSNVHLAQHSVIGDFVFLYPYVVMTNDPCPPSTDERGGYIGNYSQVGVHAILLPGIKVGENCLIGADAVLNRNVPDYSLAIGNPAKIVMDVRRYVVLGKGNPYPWMKRFDRGMPWQGIGYEAWMQKKNESSAG, encoded by the coding sequence ATGAAATTTAACGGCCGTAATGTTTTCGTCAGCAGTAGGGCAAAAATTGGTCGAAACGTAAAAATCGGCGATAACGCTACGATTTATGACGGAGTGGAAATTGGGGATGACTCCATTATTTGTAATGACACGGTATTGGGAGAGCCGTTGAATGATTATTACTCCAACCAGGAATATCAAAATCCACCAACGACCATTGGCGCGAATTCAATAATTCGCAGCCATTCCATTATTTACGCTGCGTGCCGCATCGGCGCAGGATTTTCATCTGGACACCGGGTTACAATCCGCGAACGCACAACGATAGGGGAAGGCTGTTCTGTGGGCACGCTCTCCGATCTTCAAGGTGACGTAAAAATGGGCAACTATTGCCGGTTGCACAGTAATGTTCACCTTGCGCAACATAGCGTGATTGGTGATTTTGTTTTCCTGTATCCCTATGTGGTGATGACCAATGATCCTTGCCCGCCCTCCACGGATGAGCGGGGCGGTTACATCGGTAATTACAGCCAGGTCGGAGTGCATGCCATCCTGTTGCCGGGTATCAAAGTTGGCGAGAATTGTCTGATTGGTGCGGATGCAGTCCTGAACCGCAATGTTCCCGACTATTCCCTGGCAATTGGAAATCCAGCAAAAATTGTGATGGATGTGAGACGTTACGTGGTTCTGGGTAAAGGGAATCCGTATCCTTGGATGAAACGCTTCGATCGCGGCATGCCTTGGCAGGGTATCGGCTATGAGGCCTGGATGCAGAAGAAGAATGAAAGTAGTGCGGGATGA